From a region of the Mobula birostris isolate sMobBir1 chromosome 28, sMobBir1.hap1, whole genome shotgun sequence genome:
- the LOC140189224 gene encoding transmembrane protein 151B-like, producing MITPPSPPSSLLVSSPPPLEQLVHPAPALLPPGVTPHPTPRGAPRALQQRPLKQSLSSCLCRESHWKCLVLTLLMYGCFGVVTWCHLSTVTRLGFEQPGSGGASTIYQESPCSSGYVYIPLAFLSMLYMVYLVECWHCYAQNQSQQQVDVNSVYERVRRLRQASPCIWWRAVSYHYVRRTRQVTRYRNGDAYTTTQVYHQRVNTRLAEAEELTRIWELTGARGTNWDQGKDKDQGIDTDQATDTDQ from the exons ATGATCACACCTCCTTCACCCCCCTCCTCACTCCTTgtgtcctcccccccacccctggaACAACTCGTCCACCCCGCTCCTGCACTCCTGCCCCCTGGGGtgaccccccaccccactccccggGGTGCACCCCGTGCCCTGCAGCAGAGGCCCCTGAAGCAATCTCTGAGCAGCTGCCTGTGCCGGGAGTCGCACTGGAAATGCCTGGTGCTCACGCTGCTGATGTACGGCTGTTTCGGCGTGGTGACCTGGTGCCACCTGTCCACCGTCACCCGGCTGGGCTTCGAGCAGCCGGGGTCCGGCGGCGCCTCCACCATCTACCAGGAGAGCCCCTGCTCCAGCGGCTACGTCTACATCCCGCTGGCCTTCCTCTCCATGCTGTACATGGTGTACCTGGTGGAGTGCTGGCACTGCTACGCCCAGAACCAGAGCCAGCAGCAGGTCGACGTCAACAGCGTGTACGAGCGGGTGCGCCGCCTGCGCCAGGCTAGCCCCTGCATCTGGTGGCGGGCCGTCAGCTACCACTACGTGCGGCGGACCCGCCAGGTCACCCGCTACCGCAACGGCGACGCCTACACCACCACGCAGGTCTACCACCAGCGGGTGAACACGCGGCTGGCCGAGGCCGA agaactgacacggATCTGGGAACTGACAGGGGCCAGGGGTACTAACTGGGACCAGGGAAAAGACAAGGACCAGGGAATTGACACggaccaggcaactgacacggatcagtga